GTATCTGAGTAGCACCATAGCTCAGCTTGACACTGTCCACTGCCGGAACCAGGAAGTTCTTACCGGTGATAGTCACCTCACCACCGGCTTTGTACACTACATCTGCTGGAGCGATGTTATTGATTTGCGGACGGGCCCAAACAGTAAAGACCCGATACTGCGGACTTTCACCTTTCATGTTTACCAGACGCACATTATACTTGCCTGAGTTAACCATGGGCACAGTAAAGACTACCTGGTTATCAGTCCAGTAGTCAATCGGAGCCTCAGCATTTCCAAACATTACTTTGGAATAACCTTTAATAAATTCACCAAAGTTGGTACCGGTTACAGTTACCTTGGCCAGTATCGGTCCTTCATAAATATCAAAACTGTCGATAGTAGGCACAGCAACTGGCTGGGGCGGAGCCATTTCGGCAATCAAATTGGAATGGCACCCCTGACATCTTTCCACCAGCATGTTACCAGTTTCATCAACAGTGTGGCCTTTAATGGTGTGCAAAGTGCCGATATCATGGCACTGCTCACAATCCCGCACGGGGGCGCTGACATTGCCGAAATGACACTTGGCACAATCTATACCCGCATTAGCTACATAATGGTGAGTACTATTTTCACTCGGGTCATCTACCGGGCCAGGCTTGAAGATCGGTTTGGGTAAATCAGCCGAAGCATTGGTAGCATGGCAATTCCGGCAATCAGCAATGGCCGGAGTGATTAAGGATGCATCATAAGTAGGCAGTGGTTTGGAACCAAAGTCACTAACTACATTAGGATCGTGACAAGCAGTACACCGGCCCTCAATCGCATCTACGGTCTTGTGGTGAGGGCTTTCGGTGTGACAGGTTGTACATTCCCGGGGCACCGGCTGGATGGTGCCATTTTCAAACCCGTGACAACGATAACAATTACCTTCGATTTTAACGAAGTCAATACTATGGTGGCGATCGGCCAGGTTGGAGCCGTGACACTGTTCACAATCAGGACGGCTCAAAAACTCCCAGGTGGTATCATACAAACCTTCATTCTGCGGCACATAAGGCATAGTAAAGGCCGCAGCCAAGGCCGTGCCACTGCCAATGACCAGCAGCAATGCGGTCATCAGCAAAAGAATCCACCCTTTTCTCATCCGCGCTCCTCCTTTCAAAACTTTAAAACTCCGGTTTATGCAATCAATCACTTCCCTCTATTCACCTCCTTCCCATAAGGAATTATACCTTACGGGGCTGATTTTCTTTGTCGAAGTTGGTATGAGATGACATTTTTTCTTGCGACA
The sequence above is a segment of the Carboxydocella sporoproducens DSM 16521 genome. Coding sequences within it:
- a CDS encoding IPT/TIG domain-containing protein, with the protein product MRKGWILLLMTALLLVIGSGTALAAAFTMPYVPQNEGLYDTTWEFLSRPDCEQCHGSNLADRHHSIDFVKIEGNCYRCHGFENGTIQPVPRECTTCHTESPHHKTVDAIEGRCTACHDPNVVSDFGSKPLPTYDASLITPAIADCRNCHATNASADLPKPIFKPGPVDDPSENSTHHYVANAGIDCAKCHFGNVSAPVRDCEQCHDIGTLHTIKGHTVDETGNMLVERCQGCHSNLIAEMAPPQPVAVPTIDSFDIYEGPILAKVTVTGTNFGEFIKGYSKVMFGNAEAPIDYWTDNQVVFTVPMVNSGKYNVRLVNMKGESPQYRVFTVWARPQINNIAPADVVYKAGGEVTITGKNFLVPAVDSVKLSYGATQIPVEFTVVDNNTIKFTVPTTLSPGSYSVRVSSPAGEASGAIGGTNILNVWGVPYLGSISPTTAKVGWTISAIGYNFGAQQGASQILVDGVPVPATFWSSTKIQFKVPAGLTVGYHKVKIKTFGGVTAEKTFKVY